A region of Beijerinckia sp. 28-YEA-48 DNA encodes the following proteins:
- a CDS encoding outer membrane protein codes for MRKILLTAAALSAMASTAMAADLPRRAPAPAPAPIYVAPIFTWTGFYVGGQIGGGWGRSELAGFGYNANGVVGGLHAGYNQQFGMIVAGVEGDIEATSLKGSGSNFFGSTFKTRAPWQGSLRARVGVAAFDRALIYATGGVAFASIRNEVFVPPFASSTSTTRAGWTVGAGVEYAIDNNWSVRAEYRYTDFGRFNVGFFPLGSANTRFKENTVRVGVSYRFGSAAGPVLARY; via the coding sequence ATGCGCAAGATCCTCCTGACCGCCGCCGCGCTTTCGGCGATGGCTTCCACGGCCATGGCGGCCGACCTTCCGCGCCGCGCCCCGGCGCCGGCTCCGGCTCCGATCTACGTTGCTCCGATCTTCACCTGGACCGGTTTCTACGTCGGTGGTCAGATCGGTGGCGGCTGGGGCCGTAGCGAACTCGCTGGCTTCGGCTACAACGCCAATGGCGTCGTCGGTGGTCTCCATGCCGGTTACAACCAGCAGTTCGGCATGATCGTCGCCGGTGTCGAAGGTGACATCGAAGCCACGTCGCTGAAGGGCTCGGGTTCGAACTTCTTTGGCAGCACGTTCAAGACACGCGCTCCGTGGCAGGGTTCGTTGCGCGCTCGCGTCGGCGTCGCCGCGTTCGACCGCGCCCTGATCTACGCCACCGGTGGTGTCGCCTTCGCCAGCATCCGCAACGAAGTCTTCGTGCCGCCGTTCGCTTCCTCGACCTCGACGACCCGCGCGGGTTGGACGGTTGGCGCTGGCGTCGAATACGCCATCGACAACAACTGGTCGGTTCGCGCCGAATACCGTTACACCGACTTCGGCCGGTTTAACGTCGGCTTCTTCCCGCTGGGTTCGGCTAACACCCGGTTCAAGGAAAACACCGTTCGCGTTGGCGTGTCTTACCGCTTCGGCAGCGCCGCCGGTCCGGTCCTCGCCCGCTACTAA
- the serS gene encoding serine--tRNA ligase: protein MYDIRWIRENTEAFDAGRRRRGLEPLGQTLLTLDDARRAAIAQAQKAQERRNAASKEIGAAMKDKDMARADALKAEVATLKDSMAGYEAEEKRAIEALNVELGAIPNTPLDEVPEGKDEHDNVEQRVVGEKPRFNFVPKEHFDIGEKLGLMDFETAGKLSGARFVVLKGALARLERALMQFMLDLHTQEHGYEEVNPPLLVRDDAMFGTAQLPKFRDDQFAAGDGFWLIPTAEVPLTNLVRESIVDGKQLPMRMTAGTYCFRAEAGAAGRDTRGMIRQHQFSKVELVSIATPEQSRDEHERMTASAEAVLKRLGLHYRVVLLCTGDMGFASQKTYDIEVWLPGQDRFREISSCSICGDFQARRMNARFREAEGKQTRFVHTLNGSGVAVGRALVAILENYQNEDGSVTVPEALRPYMNGLSTITVR from the coding sequence ATGTACGACATTCGCTGGATCCGCGAGAACACCGAGGCTTTCGATGCCGGCCGCCGTCGCCGTGGCCTGGAGCCGCTAGGGCAGACGCTGCTGACGCTCGACGATGCCCGTCGCGCCGCCATCGCCCAGGCACAGAAGGCGCAGGAACGTCGCAACGCCGCCTCCAAGGAAATCGGCGCGGCGATGAAGGACAAGGACATGGCGCGCGCCGACGCGCTGAAGGCCGAGGTCGCCACGCTGAAGGACAGCATGGCCGGCTATGAGGCTGAGGAAAAGCGCGCCATCGAAGCGCTGAACGTCGAACTCGGCGCCATCCCGAACACGCCGCTCGACGAAGTGCCTGAAGGCAAGGACGAGCACGACAACGTCGAACAGCGCGTTGTCGGCGAGAAGCCGCGCTTCAACTTCGTGCCGAAAGAACATTTCGACATCGGCGAAAAGCTTGGGCTGATGGACTTCGAGACGGCCGGCAAATTGTCGGGCGCTCGCTTCGTCGTGTTGAAGGGCGCGCTGGCGCGGCTCGAACGCGCCTTGATGCAATTCATGCTCGACCTGCACACGCAGGAGCATGGCTACGAGGAAGTGAACCCGCCGCTGCTGGTGCGCGACGACGCCATGTTCGGCACGGCGCAGTTGCCGAAATTTCGTGACGATCAGTTCGCTGCTGGCGATGGCTTTTGGCTCATTCCCACCGCCGAAGTTCCTCTCACCAATCTGGTGCGCGAGAGCATCGTCGATGGCAAGCAACTACCGATGCGCATGACCGCCGGCACCTATTGCTTCCGCGCTGAAGCAGGGGCGGCGGGGCGCGACACGCGCGGCATGATTCGCCAGCACCAGTTCAGCAAAGTCGAACTGGTGTCGATCGCCACACCAGAACAATCGCGCGACGAACATGAGCGCATGACCGCATCCGCCGAAGCCGTGTTGAAGCGCCTGGGGCTGCACTACCGCGTCGTCCTGCTCTGCACGGGGGATATGGGTTTCGCGTCGCAGAAGACTTACGACATCGAAGTCTGGCTGCCGGGACAGGATCGCTTCCGCGAGATTTCATCCTGCTCGATCTGCGGTGATTTCCAGGCCCGGCGCATGAATGCGCGGTTCCGTGAGGCCGAAGGCAAGCAAACGCGATTCGTCCACACGCTGAACGGTTCAGGCGTTGCTGTTGGTCGTGCGCTCGTAGCGATTCTCGAGAACTATCAGAACGAGGATGGTTCCGTGACGGTGCCGGAGGCGCTGCGGCCCTACATGAACGGCCTTTCGACCATCACCGTTCGGTGA
- a CDS encoding CTP synthase, producing the protein MARYVFITGGVVSSLGKGLASAALGSLLQARGYTVRLRKLDPYLNVDPGTMSPYQHGEVFVTDDGAETDLDLGHYERFTGTPARKSDNITTGRIYQEIIAKERRGDYLGGTVQVIPHVTNHIKEFVLEGNDGVDFVLVEIGGTVGDIEGLPFFEAIRQLGNDLPRNHCIYVHLTLLPFIPSAGELKTKPTQHSVKELRSIGIQPDILLCRTDREIPREERRKLGLFCNVRESAVIEARDVGNIYDVPRAYHEAGLDREVLAAFGIEPAPKPDMRRWAGVEERIHNPEGEVTIAIVGKYTGLKDAYKSLIEALAHGGMANRVKVKLDWIESEVFEKEDPAPYLEGVHGILVPGGFGERGSEGKILAARFARERKVPYFGICFGMQMAVIEAARALAGIDKASSTEFGPSSEPVVGLMTEWMRGNELEQRHAEGDLGGTMRLGAFKASLKPGSKIAGIYGTTDISERHRHRYEVNTAYRQRLEDKGLTFAGLSPDGLLPETVEFEDHPWFIGVQYHPELKSRPFEPHPLFASFIAAAKEQSRLV; encoded by the coding sequence ATGGCGCGGTACGTTTTCATCACCGGCGGCGTGGTCTCCTCGCTCGGCAAAGGTTTGGCATCGGCGGCCCTGGGGTCGCTGCTGCAGGCGCGGGGCTACACGGTCCGCCTGCGCAAGCTCGATCCCTATCTCAACGTCGATCCGGGCACGATGAGTCCGTATCAGCACGGCGAGGTTTTCGTCACCGATGACGGCGCTGAGACCGATCTCGATCTCGGTCACTACGAGCGTTTCACCGGCACGCCGGCGCGCAAGTCCGACAACATCACGACGGGCCGGATCTATCAGGAGATCATCGCCAAGGAGCGGCGCGGCGACTATCTCGGCGGCACCGTCCAGGTGATTCCGCACGTCACCAATCACATCAAGGAATTCGTCCTGGAAGGGAATGACGGCGTCGATTTCGTTCTGGTCGAAATCGGCGGCACCGTCGGCGACATCGAGGGCCTGCCGTTCTTCGAGGCGATTCGCCAGCTCGGCAACGATCTGCCGCGTAATCACTGCATCTATGTCCATCTGACCTTGCTGCCCTTCATCCCTTCGGCGGGCGAGTTGAAGACCAAGCCGACTCAGCATTCGGTGAAGGAGCTGCGCTCGATCGGCATTCAGCCCGACATTCTTCTGTGCCGCACCGATCGCGAGATCCCGCGCGAGGAACGCCGCAAGCTCGGCCTGTTCTGCAACGTGCGCGAGAGCGCCGTGATCGAGGCGCGCGATGTCGGCAATATCTACGACGTGCCGCGCGCCTATCACGAAGCCGGGCTCGACCGCGAAGTGCTCGCTGCTTTTGGCATCGAGCCGGCGCCCAAGCCCGACATGCGTCGCTGGGCTGGGGTAGAAGAGCGCATCCACAATCCCGAGGGCGAAGTCACCATCGCCATCGTCGGCAAATATACCGGCCTCAAGGATGCCTATAAGTCACTGATCGAGGCGCTGGCCCATGGCGGCATGGCCAATCGCGTCAAGGTCAAACTCGACTGGATCGAATCGGAAGTGTTCGAGAAGGAAGATCCGGCGCCCTATCTCGAAGGCGTCCATGGCATTCTCGTGCCGGGCGGCTTTGGCGAGCGTGGCTCCGAAGGCAAAATCCTGGCGGCGCGTTTCGCCAGAGAACGCAAGGTGCCGTATTTCGGCATTTGCTTTGGCATGCAGATGGCGGTGATCGAGGCGGCGCGCGCCTTGGCTGGTATCGACAAGGCGAGTTCGACCGAATTCGGCCCGTCATCCGAGCCGGTGGTTGGGCTGATGACCGAATGGATGCGCGGCAACGAGCTCGAGCAGCGCCACGCGGAAGGCGACCTGGGCGGCACCATGCGCCTCGGTGCTTTCAAGGCGAGCCTGAAGCCCGGTTCGAAGATCGCCGGCATCTATGGCACCACGGATATCTCCGAGCGCCATCGGCACCGCTATGAGGTCAACACGGCCTATCGCCAGCGGCTGGAAGACAAGGGCCTGACCTTTGCCGGCCTGTCGCCCGATGGCCTGCTGCCGGAGACGGTGGAGTTCGAGGACCATCCCTGGTTCATCGGCGTGCAGTACCATCCGGAACTGAAATCGCGCCCCTTCGAGCCGCATCCACTGTTCGCCAGCTTCATTGCCGCGGCGAAGGAACAGAGCCGGCTGGTCTGA
- the secG gene encoding preprotein translocase subunit SecG — MDTVLIVIHLMVVIALVVVVLLQRSEGGALGLGGGSGFMTGRGQANALTKATAILGTIFFLTSLALTILANIHRAPGSVLDGAQPASQTAPAQPGQAPAPGGSLFDQLQRMETPAAPPAAPAAPQPPQPGR; from the coding sequence ATGGATACGGTACTTATCGTCATTCACCTTATGGTTGTGATCGCGCTTGTCGTGGTGGTGCTGCTGCAGCGCTCCGAGGGCGGCGCGCTCGGGCTTGGTGGTGGCTCGGGCTTTATGACGGGCCGCGGCCAGGCCAATGCGCTGACCAAGGCGACGGCCATTCTTGGTACGATTTTCTTTCTGACTAGCTTGGCTTTGACAATTCTGGCGAATATCCATCGCGCGCCGGGCTCTGTTCTGGATGGCGCCCAGCCGGCCAGCCAAACTGCTCCGGCCCAGCCCGGCCAGGCGCCGGCGCCCGGCGGCTCGTTGTTTGATCAGTTGCAGCGGATGGAGACGCCGGCGGCACCGCCAGCTGCTCCGGCCGCGCCGCAGCCGCCCCAGCCGGGACGGTAA
- a CDS encoding tripartite tricarboxylate transporter substrate binding protein — protein sequence MSKVKKTGFLASAFRAIAFLSAAIASSAVSAADYPAGPIRIIIALPPGGSADTIARYFAEHLNQRFKQTVIVENRPGADALIGPTYVARSKPDGLTLLFTTPSLPTFRALFKNPATDPEKDLVAIGQVVESPYFIAVPASSPVKTLPELLAQVRANPGKFNAGVFAAGNRLTVESFKRGYGLDMVTVSYKGEAAVAAALMAGEVGLGIATAVTTVAPAKEGKLRILAVTGQKRAPTLSDAPTVAESGATGFQPGSIWFGLLAPVATPKEIVKTLSDEIFAFTSRPELPARLEPFGFVPAPTSTADFTALMAREARNAIESAKAAGIEPQ from the coding sequence ATGAGCAAGGTCAAAAAAACAGGCTTTTTAGCGTCTGCATTTCGCGCGATCGCCTTTCTGAGTGCGGCGATCGCCTCGTCCGCCGTCTCGGCGGCGGATTATCCGGCCGGTCCCATCCGGATCATCATCGCTCTCCCGCCAGGGGGCAGCGCCGACACGATCGCGCGCTATTTCGCCGAACATCTGAACCAGCGCTTCAAGCAGACCGTCATCGTCGAGAACCGGCCCGGTGCGGATGCGTTGATCGGGCCGACCTATGTGGCGCGCTCCAAGCCCGACGGTTTGACGTTGCTGTTCACGACGCCCTCGTTGCCGACCTTCCGCGCCTTGTTCAAAAATCCGGCGACCGATCCGGAAAAGGACCTCGTGGCCATCGGGCAGGTGGTGGAGAGCCCGTATTTCATCGCCGTGCCGGCCAGTAGCCCGGTCAAGACCCTGCCGGAGCTTCTGGCGCAGGTGCGCGCCAATCCGGGCAAGTTCAACGCCGGGGTCTTCGCCGCCGGCAACCGCCTCACGGTCGAAAGCTTCAAGCGTGGCTACGGCCTCGACATGGTCACGGTGTCCTACAAGGGCGAGGCGGCGGTGGCCGCGGCCTTGATGGCGGGGGAGGTCGGTCTTGGCATTGCCACGGCGGTGACGACCGTCGCGCCCGCCAAGGAGGGGAAACTGAGAATTCTCGCGGTGACGGGCCAGAAGCGCGCGCCAACCCTGTCAGATGCCCCGACAGTGGCCGAATCGGGCGCCACGGGGTTTCAGCCAGGATCGATCTGGTTTGGCCTCCTGGCGCCGGTGGCGACGCCCAAGGAGATCGTCAAAACCCTGTCCGACGAAATTTTCGCCTTCACCAGCCGGCCGGAATTACCTGCCAGGCTGGAGCCGTTCGGTTTTGTTCCGGCACCCACATCAACAGCTGATTTTACCGCTCTGATGGCCCGGGAGGCGCGCAACGCCATTGAATCGGCCAAGGCAGCGGGGATCGAGCCGCAATAG
- a CDS encoding glutathione S-transferase family protein, with protein MLKLYTARNSICTQKVFITLDEKAIPYEMQNVNLFTNEQYSPEYLKLNPKGVVPTLVDGGNAVVESTLICEYLDETHPQKPLIPADAFSRTRMRLWSKLIDEQIFEATREISFSAHFRYKMQNMTEEQRQVRFTNVGDPERRARFLSTYEHGVESPYVFQAIGHFEKAFKAMDVALAEGGPWLVGSSYTLGDINMVPYVARLAYLDLLDIWIAERPRVQDWWQRAKTRPSTIEAINNRLTKDETEEMQAYGHKLRDAIARRRAEYLSTAKL; from the coding sequence ATGCTTAAACTCTACACGGCTCGCAATTCCATCTGCACCCAGAAGGTGTTCATCACTCTCGACGAGAAGGCGATCCCCTATGAGATGCAGAACGTCAATCTGTTCACCAACGAGCAGTACAGCCCGGAATATCTGAAGCTCAATCCCAAGGGCGTGGTCCCAACCCTGGTCGATGGCGGCAATGCGGTCGTCGAGTCGACGCTCATTTGCGAATATCTCGACGAGACCCATCCGCAAAAGCCGCTGATCCCCGCCGATGCCTTTTCACGCACGCGCATGCGACTGTGGTCGAAACTGATCGACGAGCAGATTTTCGAAGCGACGCGCGAGATCAGCTTCTCAGCGCATTTCCGTTACAAAATGCAGAACATGACCGAGGAACAACGGCAGGTGCGCTTCACCAATGTCGGTGATCCGGAGCGGCGCGCCAGATTTCTATCGACCTACGAACATGGCGTCGAAAGCCCCTATGTGTTTCAGGCCATCGGCCACTTCGAGAAAGCCTTCAAGGCGATGGACGTAGCGCTGGCGGAAGGCGGTCCATGGCTGGTCGGATCATCCTATACCCTGGGCGACATCAACATGGTGCCCTATGTCGCCCGCCTCGCCTATCTCGACCTACTCGACATCTGGATCGCCGAGCGACCGCGCGTACAGGATTGGTGGCAACGCGCCAAGACGCGGCCGAGCACCATCGAGGCGATCAACAATCGCCTGACGAAGGATGAGACTGAAGAGATGCAGGCCTATGGCCACAAACTGCGCGATGCGATCGCGCGGCGGCGTGCCGAATATCTGTCGACGGCGAAACTTTAA
- a CDS encoding glycosyltransferase family A protein, protein MPDTSLPSLAVFYTVWNRGDLFSVSLASLLPRLEGVEAGIWIFDNGSDRETKRVIENVSWDRHSIFKIAFPRNMGIPYALNVFGSAVTQASTFACHNAPDYVAIFDGDMFFKHSLRSLIDILAGDPSVAILSGHDSVEHAASERHVFHIGSQKVIGKTKKAERGCFYLMRTETLLEFLPLPHHTPYDIDWQMTILHERSLAKTGRRLLCIDSSVHLGLFDSTWNTDDVPASHEQVFEIIAVLEDQKLMTKSRYERALAYISKGNLPIELMPAKKSPWRFPWSIHR, encoded by the coding sequence ATGCCGGACACATCTCTTCCTTCGCTGGCCGTATTCTATACCGTCTGGAATCGTGGCGATTTGTTCTCTGTAAGCCTAGCTTCGTTGTTGCCTCGCCTTGAGGGCGTCGAAGCAGGTATATGGATCTTTGACAACGGGAGCGACCGTGAAACCAAGCGCGTGATCGAGAACGTTTCGTGGGACCGCCACAGTATTTTCAAGATCGCATTTCCAAGAAACATGGGTATTCCGTATGCGCTGAACGTATTCGGTTCAGCGGTCACGCAAGCCTCTACCTTCGCCTGTCATAACGCTCCGGATTATGTCGCGATCTTCGATGGCGATATGTTTTTCAAGCATTCGCTCAGGTCATTGATAGACATTCTTGCAGGGGACCCAAGCGTAGCTATTCTGAGTGGGCATGACTCCGTGGAGCACGCGGCTTCCGAAAGACATGTTTTCCATATCGGCAGCCAGAAGGTTATCGGCAAGACAAAGAAAGCTGAGCGTGGTTGCTTCTATCTGATGAGAACGGAAACGCTGCTGGAGTTTTTACCACTCCCTCATCACACGCCATACGATATCGATTGGCAGATGACGATCTTGCACGAACGGTCTTTAGCGAAAACTGGCCGCAGACTTCTTTGTATTGATAGTTCGGTTCATCTCGGATTGTTTGATAGTACTTGGAATACTGACGACGTACCAGCCAGTCACGAACAAGTGTTTGAAATTATCGCCGTGCTTGAGGACCAGAAGTTGATGACAAAGTCGCGGTACGAGCGCGCATTGGCGTATATCAGTAAAGGCAATCTGCCTATCGAGCTCATGCCGGCCAAGAAATCGCCATGGCGATTTCCCTGGTCGATACATCGATGA
- a CDS encoding LysR family transcriptional regulator, translating to MRFNKLDLNQLVVLDTLLATRSVGRAAEQLFLSQPATSCALARLRDYFEDQLLVPVGKTQVLTPLALELTKPVRDVLMQIQTITQVRPSFDPATSERRFVIESSDYVMGVFLSEVTRRAARIAPLVQFDLRVKSAQSPERLESGEVELLITPEFSTVPGHPTETLFEDSFSCVVCADYKPAGGALTADHYFEASHVAVEWGGGRRVTIDAQLLSIGKRTRRQDIIAPSFTLVPEFVIGTSRIATLPTRLARQLAQRVPVRVLPCPVEIPPFAEKLQWHKYQERDPAIAWLRSLFREVADAMPPMEAPKPPATSTRRRKVAA from the coding sequence GTGCGTTTCAACAAGCTCGACCTCAACCAGCTCGTCGTACTCGACACCTTGCTGGCCACGCGCAGTGTCGGCCGTGCCGCCGAACAGCTGTTCTTGAGCCAGCCGGCGACGAGTTGCGCGCTCGCCCGCCTGCGCGATTATTTCGAAGACCAGCTGTTGGTGCCTGTCGGCAAGACGCAGGTACTAACGCCCCTGGCTTTGGAATTGACCAAGCCGGTACGTGACGTGCTGATGCAAATCCAGACGATCACGCAGGTGCGGCCTTCTTTCGATCCAGCGACATCGGAGCGGCGCTTCGTCATCGAGTCGTCGGACTACGTCATGGGCGTGTTTCTCTCTGAAGTGACGCGCCGCGCGGCGCGGATCGCGCCACTGGTGCAGTTCGATCTGCGTGTGAAGTCGGCGCAGTCGCCGGAGCGGCTGGAGAGCGGCGAGGTGGAATTGCTGATCACGCCGGAGTTCTCAACCGTGCCAGGCCATCCAACCGAAACACTGTTCGAGGATTCATTCTCCTGCGTGGTCTGTGCCGATTATAAGCCCGCCGGTGGCGCGCTCACCGCCGATCACTATTTCGAGGCTTCTCACGTCGCGGTCGAGTGGGGCGGGGGACGCCGTGTCACCATCGATGCGCAACTGCTGTCCATTGGCAAGCGGACGCGCCGCCAGGATATCATCGCGCCAAGCTTCACGCTGGTGCCGGAGTTCGTCATTGGCACATCGCGGATCGCGACCCTGCCAACGCGGCTGGCGCGGCAATTGGCGCAACGCGTGCCGGTACGCGTGCTGCCATGCCCGGTCGAGATTCCGCCCTTCGCCGAAAAGCTGCAATGGCACAAATATCAGGAGCGCGATCCGGCTATCGCCTGGCTGCGCTCACTGTTTCGCGAAGTGGCCGACGCCATGCCGCCGATGGAAGCGCCGAAGCCTCCTGCCACCAGCACGCGTCGCCGGAAGGTCGCGGCCTAA
- a CDS encoding MFS transporter: protein MRDTGSAYSPWSQWGLVATLTVVTMLAQIDKNILVLMVGPIRADLGISDVQISFLIGAAFAIANILVGLPAGWLADRFDRRLIIVVGVLIWSLALAANAAASVFLALVVARIVVGAAEALIPPASYSLIRDGVEESRRARALSVYTMAIMLGTGLSLVLGGPLMSAIEAAGINSLPIIGKVSHWQATLFIIGLAGLPIALLIFLNKDPGRPSNTGKSDKPAVSAVANYLMARKGIFIPLLVFSVMNAMINFALATWIPTVVTRQFHLGIKEIGLIQGGMLLTIGPLGLWLAGLAMDRKATGRRASSAALVGIIVTITLTAFTISLCLSNTISWFWFFDALVVLCSTTYLAVGSTIVARTVPAHSVGLVMALVLVLNGLMGQGLGPTLIAFVAQQLYGTGPNALASAMVLVFACAGAIALIAAIWLYTALLRQEQASAPALAQTPAA, encoded by the coding sequence ATGAGGGATACCGGCAGCGCTTACTCGCCTTGGTCACAATGGGGCCTCGTCGCCACATTGACCGTGGTGACCATGCTGGCGCAGATCGACAAGAACATTCTGGTGCTGATGGTCGGGCCGATCCGCGCCGATCTGGGCATCAGCGACGTGCAGATCAGCTTTCTGATCGGCGCCGCTTTCGCCATCGCCAACATCCTGGTGGGGCTGCCAGCCGGCTGGCTGGCCGATCGCTTCGATCGCCGCCTCATCATCGTGGTGGGCGTCCTGATCTGGTCGTTGGCGCTCGCCGCCAATGCGGCAGCCTCCGTCTTCCTCGCACTCGTCGTCGCACGCATCGTCGTCGGTGCCGCCGAAGCGCTGATCCCACCCGCCTCCTATTCGCTGATCCGCGATGGCGTCGAGGAAAGCCGCCGGGCACGCGCCCTCTCCGTCTATACGATGGCGATCATGCTCGGCACCGGCCTGTCGCTGGTTCTCGGCGGGCCATTGATGAGCGCCATCGAAGCGGCCGGCATCAATTCCTTGCCGATCATCGGCAAGGTTTCGCACTGGCAGGCGACGCTCTTCATCATCGGTCTCGCCGGCCTGCCGATTGCTCTGCTGATATTCCTCAACAAGGACCCGGGCCGCCCGAGCAACACCGGCAAGAGCGACAAGCCCGCCGTCTCGGCCGTCGCCAACTATCTCATGGCGCGCAAGGGCATTTTCATTCCGTTGCTCGTCTTTTCGGTCATGAACGCCATGATCAATTTTGCCCTGGCGACATGGATCCCCACGGTGGTCACCCGCCAGTTTCATCTCGGCATAAAAGAGATCGGCCTCATCCAAGGCGGCATGCTGTTGACCATCGGCCCGCTCGGTCTGTGGTTGGCGGGACTGGCCATGGATCGTAAGGCGACCGGCAGGCGCGCCTCGTCGGCCGCTCTCGTCGGCATCATCGTCACCATCACTTTGACCGCCTTCACCATCTCCCTGTGTCTTTCCAACACGATCAGCTGGTTCTGGTTCTTCGATGCTTTGGTGGTGCTGTGCTCGACGACCTATCTCGCCGTCGGCTCGACCATCGTTGCCCGGACAGTGCCGGCGCATTCGGTGGGGCTCGTGATGGCGCTAGTGCTCGTGCTCAATGGTTTGATGGGTCAGGGTCTTGGCCCCACCCTCATCGCCTTCGTTGCGCAGCAGCTCTACGGCACCGGTCCCAACGCCTTGGCGAGCGCCATGGTGCTGGTCTTCGCCTGCGCCGGGGCGATCGCTTTGATCGCAGCCATCTGGCTCTACACCGCGCTGCTGCGGCAGGAGCAAGCCTCGGCCCCTGCGCTCGCGCAGACACCGGCGGCCTGA
- a CDS encoding FAD-dependent monooxygenase, with translation MEWDVIVVGGGPSGLTMAAELAASGVKTLVLERRVEGVQSRAGTILPRMLELFDARGIAERFIERARQITDFPFRKSHIWAGFDPIEWKYLETRFGFGLGLPQNITEEILQGWALESGAELRWGAEVRTLRQQSDSVEVDVADTSGAISTLKARYLIGADGGRSVVRAQLGLPFEGTSGTFRGIVIDAELQAPWPGPIGNDNEMGWARGYAFGDGITRFNIVHRDRRHAAKDEPVTLEEALQCLRDVLGSDFGIKGFRWASRFDDQLRAVPRLREGRVFLVGESARIHYPASGVGMNFCLQDAFNLGWKLAHVVKGLADESTLDSYDTERLPVMHALLESVKTQCVLQFNFGPEGVAMKRRFSEHLLPLPDVQRKLVLELSGLEAPYPSASGSHPLTGARCPDVDVMTRDGRSTRITEMLRDRQFVLLDLEGYGRQFDALPVAGRPIAVHRVCLGRVPQALDEVKGLLVRPDGYVAWASTQANQLAAVEAQLNTWLR, from the coding sequence ATGGAGTGGGATGTGATCGTCGTCGGCGGCGGGCCTTCGGGCCTGACCATGGCGGCGGAACTGGCGGCATCGGGCGTCAAAACCCTTGTTCTCGAGCGACGGGTGGAAGGCGTGCAATCACGCGCCGGCACGATCCTGCCCCGCATGTTGGAACTGTTCGATGCGCGCGGCATCGCCGAGCGCTTCATCGAACGAGCCCGCCAGATCACCGACTTCCCCTTCCGCAAGTCGCACATCTGGGCCGGCTTCGATCCAATCGAATGGAAATATCTGGAAACACGGTTCGGCTTCGGGCTCGGCCTGCCGCAGAATATCACCGAGGAGATATTGCAAGGCTGGGCGCTTGAAAGCGGCGCGGAGCTACGCTGGGGCGCTGAAGTGCGCACGCTTCGGCAGCAAAGCGACAGCGTCGAAGTGGATGTCGCGGATACGTCCGGCGCGATCTCCACCTTGAAGGCGCGTTATCTGATTGGTGCCGATGGCGGCCGCAGCGTGGTGCGCGCGCAGCTGGGCCTTCCCTTCGAAGGCACATCGGGCACGTTTCGCGGCATTGTCATTGATGCGGAACTGCAAGCGCCATGGCCAGGGCCGATCGGCAACGACAACGAAATGGGTTGGGCGCGCGGCTATGCCTTTGGCGATGGCATCACCCGCTTCAACATCGTCCATCGCGACCGCCGCCACGCGGCAAAAGACGAGCCGGTGACGCTGGAAGAAGCCCTGCAATGCCTGCGCGACGTGCTTGGCAGCGACTTTGGTATCAAGGGCTTTCGCTGGGCGTCGCGCTTCGACGATCAGTTGCGGGCCGTACCGCGCCTACGCGAGGGCCGCGTCTTCCTGGTCGGTGAATCCGCCCGCATCCACTATCCCGCCAGCGGCGTTGGCATGAATTTCTGCCTGCAGGATGCCTTCAATCTCGGCTGGAAGCTCGCCCATGTGGTCAAGGGCCTCGCTGATGAAAGCACGCTCGACAGCTACGATACCGAGCGCCTGCCGGTCATGCACGCCTTGCTCGAAAGCGTGAAGACGCAATGCGTGCTACAATTCAATTTCGGGCCGGAGGGCGTGGCGATGAAGCGACGCTTCAGCGAACATCTGCTGCCGCTGCCTGACGTACAGCGCAAGCTGGTGCTGGAACTCTCCGGGCTCGAAGCGCCCTATCCGAGCGCCTCCGGCAGCCATCCGCTAACCGGCGCGCGCTGCCCCGACGTAGATGTGATGACGCGCGATGGCCGCTCGACGCGCATCACCGAAATGCTGCGCGATCGCCAGTTCGTGCTGCTCGATCTCGAAGGCTACGGCCGACAGTTCGACGCCCTGCCCGTCGCCGGGCGGCCGATCGCCGTTCATCGCGTCTGCCTTGGACGCGTACCCCAGGCCCTGGATGAGGTCAAAGGCCTGTTGGTGCGGCCCGACGGCTATGTGGCCTGGGCCAGTACACAGGCCAACCAGCTCGCTGCTGTTGAAGCGCAGCTCAATACATGGCTGAGGTAA